One region of Erythrolamprus reginae isolate rEryReg1 chromosome 8, rEryReg1.hap1, whole genome shotgun sequence genomic DNA includes:
- the LPAR4 gene encoding lysophosphatidic acid receptor 4, with translation MGNHSHNNHTCVIDDSFKYNLYGAVYSVVFILGLITNCASLFVFWFRIKMRSETTIFMTNLAVSDLLFVFTLPFKIFYNFNRNWPFGDPLCKISGTAFLTNIYGSMLFLTCISVDRFLAIVYPFRSRLVRTRRNSAIVCAGVWVLVLSGGILASLFSTTNTTNGITTCFEGFPKDVWKTYLSKITIFIEVVGFIIPLLLNLTCSSLLLRTLRKPATLSQIGTNKEKVLKMIVVHVTIFVVCFVPYNSILFLYALVRSQAVANCSLETFAKTFYPITLCIATLNCCFDPFVYYFTSESFQKSFYVIPHLKTDSLFKTETPLTKVPLPPIQEEMSDQMITNGGDMTCESNF, from the coding sequence ATGGGAAATCACAGCCACAACAACCATACCTGCGTGATCGACGATTCCTTCAAGTACAACCTCTATGGAGCTGTCTACAGCGTGGTCTTCATCCTCGGCTTAATCACCAACTGTGCCTCTTTATTTGTCTTCTGGTTCCGCATCAAAATGCGGAGCGAGACCACCATTTTCATGACCAACCTGGCGGTCTCAGACTTGCTCTTCGTCTTCACCCTCCCGTTCAAGATCTTCTACAATTTCAACCGGAACTGGCCTTTTGGAGACCCTCTGTGCAAGATCTCGGGAACGGCCTTCTTGACCAACATCTACGGAAGCATGTTATTCCTCACCTGCATCAGTGTGGACCGCTTCCTCGCTATTGTCTACCCCTTCCGGTCTCGTTTGGTCAGGACAAGACGCAACTCGGCAATTGTCTGCGCAGGGGTGTGGGTTTTGGTACTCAGTGGAGGGATCCTGGCGTCCTTGTTTTCCACAACGAATACCACCAACGGCATAACAACGTGTTTCGAAGGGTTTCCCAAAGACGTATGGAAGACCTATTTGTCCAAGATTACAATATTTATTGAAGTGGTTGGCTTCATCATTCCCCTTCTGCTCAACCTTACGTGTTCATCGCTACTTCTGAGGACCCTTAGGAAGCCCGCCACCCTCTCCCAGATTGGCACCAACAAAGAAAAAGTGCTCAAGATGATAGTTGTGCACGTCACCATCTTCGTGGTGTGCTTTGTCCCCTACAATTCCATCCTTTTCCTTTATGCCCTCGTACGTTCTCAAGCCGTCGCCAACTGCTCTCTGGAGACCTTCGCCAAGACCTTCTACCCAATCACCCTGTGTATTGCCACCCTCAACTGTTGCTTTGACCCTTTCGTCTACTACTTCACTTCGGAATCCTTCCAGAAATCCTTCTACGTCATTCCTCATCTCAAAACGGATTCCCTTTTCAAAACCGAAACCCCTCTGACGAAAGTCCCCCTGCCACCGATACAGGAGGAGATGAGCGACCAGATGATTACGAATGGGGGAGACATGACCTGCGAATCCAATTTTTAA